A DNA window from Mycolicibacter terrae contains the following coding sequences:
- a CDS encoding ComEC/Rec2 family competence protein: MTPPAAAASPAARLDVRLVPAALIGWLVTAAGIQWQIGGTLAVLCAGLGALSGALCRYGGRARRPGWRLGGAVLAAAFTVGAGFGWAVALRTESVIDHPITAEFGRTAAVTVTPSESPMPAGTRRVMFRATLQRLDGAESSGRVVVFASGIEFGEVMVGQSMTFRANIAHPARRDLTVAALTAAGEPRRGRPGLVARTAHQVRARFAAAAGRVLPGEQARMLPALVLGDTSAITAATGREFRAAGLTHLMAVSGANVTIVCGAVLFSARLVGPRAAAMLAGLALAAFVIVVQPTASVLRAAVMGAIALLGVLSARRRQAIPSLSAAVLVLLALAPHLAVDVGFALSVVATAALVLIAPVWSARLVAHGWPEPLAAAVAVAWAANLVTAPLIAGISGRLSLVSTLANLAVAVLVAPITVLGSAAAVLCGWWPAAAELLIRFTGPELWWVCRVAHFSGGVPVATVPVPVGAAGVFGVGAAAVLVVVCWRWRCCRWMLAALALCLLAWSVSEALTGWAGVGAA, from the coding sequence GTGACCCCGCCAGCGGCCGCGGCGTCTCCGGCGGCCCGGCTCGATGTTCGGCTGGTGCCGGCCGCGCTGATCGGCTGGCTGGTCACCGCTGCGGGCATCCAGTGGCAGATCGGCGGCACGCTGGCGGTGCTGTGTGCGGGACTGGGTGCCCTGTCGGGTGCGCTGTGCCGGTACGGCGGGCGGGCGCGGCGGCCCGGGTGGCGGCTGGGCGGTGCTGTTCTGGCGGCGGCGTTCACCGTGGGGGCGGGGTTCGGGTGGGCGGTTGCGCTGCGCACCGAGTCGGTCATCGACCACCCGATCACCGCGGAGTTCGGCCGTACCGCGGCGGTGACGGTCACCCCCAGCGAGAGTCCGATGCCCGCCGGTACCCGCCGGGTGATGTTCCGGGCCACCCTGCAGCGTCTCGACGGCGCCGAATCCTCCGGCCGGGTAGTCGTTTTCGCATCCGGTATCGAATTCGGCGAGGTGATGGTCGGCCAGTCGATGACGTTCCGCGCCAACATCGCCCATCCGGCCCGGCGTGACCTGACGGTGGCGGCGCTGACCGCCGCGGGGGAGCCCAGGCGCGGCCGGCCCGGACTCGTTGCGCGGACCGCCCACCAGGTGCGTGCCCGGTTTGCCGCCGCCGCCGGGCGGGTGTTGCCCGGCGAGCAGGCGCGGATGCTGCCCGCCCTGGTCCTGGGGGATACCTCGGCGATCACCGCCGCAACCGGGCGAGAGTTTCGGGCCGCGGGTCTGACGCACCTGATGGCGGTCTCGGGTGCGAACGTGACGATCGTCTGCGGTGCGGTGTTGTTCTCGGCGCGACTGGTGGGGCCGCGGGCCGCGGCGATGCTGGCCGGGCTGGCGTTGGCGGCGTTCGTGATCGTCGTGCAGCCGACGGCCAGCGTATTGCGGGCGGCGGTGATGGGGGCGATCGCGTTGCTGGGGGTGCTCTCGGCGCGCCGGCGCCAGGCGATTCCGAGCCTGTCCGCCGCGGTGTTGGTGCTGCTCGCGCTGGCCCCGCACCTGGCCGTCGATGTCGGCTTCGCGCTGTCGGTGGTCGCCACCGCGGCGCTGGTGCTGATCGCGCCGGTGTGGTCGGCGCGGCTGGTGGCCCACGGCTGGCCGGAGCCCTTGGCTGCCGCGGTGGCGGTGGCGTGGGCCGCCAACCTGGTGACCGCGCCGCTGATCGCCGGGATCTCCGGGCGGCTCAGCCTGGTCAGCACGCTCGCGAATCTCGCGGTGGCGGTGCTGGTCGCGCCGATCACCGTGTTGGGCAGCGCGGCCGCGGTGCTGTGCGGATGGTGGCCGGCTGCCGCCGAACTGTTGATCCGCTTCACCGGGCCCGAACTGTGGTGGGTGTGCCGCGTCGCGCACTTCAGCGGCGGGGTTCCCGTTGCCACCGTGCCGGTGCCCGTGGGGGCGGCCGGGGTGTTCGGCGTGGGCGCCGCTGCGGTACTGGTCGTGGTCTGTTGGCGATGGCGCTGTTGTCGGTGGATGCTGGCCGCGCTGGCGCTGTGCCTGCTGGCCTGGTCGGTCTCGGAGGCGTTGACCGGCTGGGCGGGTGTCGGGGCTGCGTGA
- a CDS encoding MmpS family transport accessory protein translates to MKRIPIAALVKRHWIPLVFIVVIFISGVIVTRLHKVFASEDLNPHAGAGIEIVQFNPKYVAYEAFGPPGTRADINYWDAEANVHQINDVPLPWSYTVVTVLPAVQANMIVQGNTGEIGCRIKIDDRLLDERRASGLNAQTFCLVKSG, encoded by the coding sequence ATGAAAAGGATCCCGATCGCCGCGTTAGTCAAGAGGCACTGGATTCCGCTGGTCTTCATCGTGGTCATCTTCATATCCGGTGTGATCGTCACCCGGCTGCACAAGGTGTTCGCCTCCGAGGACCTCAATCCGCACGCCGGCGCCGGTATCGAGATCGTGCAGTTCAACCCCAAATACGTCGCCTACGAGGCATTCGGCCCGCCGGGCACCCGCGCCGACATCAACTACTGGGACGCCGAGGCCAACGTCCACCAAATCAACGACGTGCCGCTGCCGTGGTCCTACACCGTCGTCACCGTGCTTCCCGCTGTGCAGGCCAACATGATCGTGCAGGGCAACACCGGTGAGATCGGCTGCCGGATCAAGATCGACGACCGGCTGCTCGATGAGCGACGCGCCTCGGGGCTGAACGCCCAGACCTTCTGCCTGGTGAAGTCCGGATGA
- a CDS encoding PepSY domain-containing protein gives MHGLVNGVRFGAVVIVVALALASCSGNGRSGAKSGESTTPGASWSGPDAPPDPHTLLRAGALAVSQVPASVLIFIESQSTDAGTWKARVVTPDGTERQLKIGSDGVSVLVGPAVTDDSDADKAKRRANVDGAHLDYRAAVGKVLTAVPDGSITELSLLDMNGTVVWDADVWDTELVEHDVTIDAASGAITANRPV, from the coding sequence ATGCACGGTCTGGTGAATGGCGTCCGATTCGGCGCAGTGGTCATCGTGGTAGCGCTGGCGCTGGCCAGTTGCAGCGGCAACGGCAGGTCCGGCGCGAAATCGGGGGAGTCGACCACGCCGGGGGCGTCCTGGTCGGGTCCGGATGCGCCGCCGGATCCACACACCCTGCTGCGGGCGGGTGCCCTCGCCGTTTCGCAGGTGCCCGCCAGCGTGCTGATCTTCATCGAGAGTCAAAGCACCGACGCCGGAACCTGGAAGGCGCGGGTGGTCACCCCGGACGGCACCGAACGGCAACTCAAGATCGGATCCGACGGGGTGTCGGTGCTGGTCGGCCCGGCTGTCACCGACGACAGCGACGCCGACAAGGCCAAGCGTCGCGCCAATGTGGACGGCGCCCACCTGGACTACCGTGCCGCGGTGGGCAAGGTGCTGACCGCGGTGCCCGACGGCTCGATCACCGAGCTGAGCCTGCTCGACATGAACGGCACCGTGGTGTGGGACGCCGATGTCTGGGACACCGAACTGGTCGAACACGACGTCACCATCGACGCCGCGTCCGGGGCGATCACCGCCAACCGCCCGGTGTAA
- the holA gene encoding DNA polymerase III subunit delta, whose amino-acid sequence MSQPVSPLHLILGDEELLVERAVAQVLAAVRVQAGSTDIPVDRLRAGEVEAGELAELLSPSLFADERVVVLEAAGEAGKDAVTLIGSTAADVPAGTVLVVVHSGAGRAKALAGQLRELGAQVHQCARITKPTERADFVRGEFRRLKVRVDDACVTALLDAVGSDIRELASACSQLVADTGGHVDALAVRRYHSGKAEVKGFDVADRAVVGDVEGATEALRWAMIRGEPHVVLADALAEAIHTIARVGPKSGDPYRLAGELGMPPWRVQKAQKQSRYWSRESVAAAVRLVAGLNADVKGAAADADYALETAVRQVAELAAR is encoded by the coding sequence GTGAGCCAACCGGTTTCGCCGCTGCATCTGATCCTCGGTGACGAGGAACTGCTGGTCGAGCGGGCCGTCGCGCAGGTGCTGGCGGCGGTACGGGTGCAGGCCGGCAGCACCGACATTCCGGTGGACCGGTTGCGGGCCGGCGAAGTCGAGGCGGGTGAGCTCGCCGAGCTGCTGAGTCCGTCGCTGTTCGCCGACGAACGTGTGGTGGTTCTGGAAGCCGCCGGCGAGGCCGGTAAAGATGCCGTGACCCTGATCGGGTCGACGGCCGCCGATGTCCCGGCGGGCACCGTGCTGGTGGTGGTGCACTCCGGCGCCGGGCGAGCCAAGGCACTGGCCGGGCAGCTGCGCGAACTCGGCGCCCAGGTGCACCAGTGCGCCCGTATCACCAAGCCCACCGAACGCGCCGACTTCGTTCGTGGCGAGTTCCGCCGGCTCAAGGTGCGGGTCGACGACGCCTGCGTCACCGCGCTGCTCGATGCGGTGGGCTCCGACATCCGTGAGTTGGCCTCGGCCTGCTCGCAGCTGGTCGCCGACACCGGCGGCCATGTCGACGCGCTTGCGGTGCGCCGCTACCACAGTGGGAAAGCCGAGGTGAAGGGGTTCGATGTCGCCGATCGGGCCGTCGTCGGCGATGTCGAAGGCGCCACCGAGGCGCTGCGCTGGGCGATGATCCGCGGCGAACCGCACGTGGTGCTGGCCGACGCGCTGGCCGAGGCGATCCACACCATCGCGCGGGTCGGCCCCAAGTCAGGTGACCCCTACCGGCTGGCCGGCGAATTGGGTATGCCGCCGTGGCGGGTGCAGAAGGCGCAGAAACAGTCCCGGTACTGGTCGCGGGAGTCCGTGGCCGCCGCGGTGCGGCTGGTGGCCGGTCTGAACGCTGACGTCAAGGGCGCCGCGGCCGACGCCG
- a CDS encoding DUF4352 domain-containing protein, whose translation MRRSLVAMCVLLFCAVSCSAQAAEESRSTPSASAQQTPPARPAAHRGQTLELMRIGGQKIAVTLTDVIDPATVPNGWGEPGKNYIATKLRIENAGTATIVGNSNSDVSVVGSDDQTYEADFATVTECQDFAYGWFLIAAGSSSTGCVVFALPTGVTATKVRYSPSSGISHDVGEWLNP comes from the coding sequence ATGAGACGGTCGCTCGTCGCAATGTGTGTCCTGCTCTTTTGTGCGGTGTCGTGTTCGGCGCAGGCAGCCGAGGAATCCCGGTCCACGCCGTCGGCTTCGGCGCAGCAGACCCCGCCCGCCCGGCCGGCCGCGCATCGCGGCCAGACCTTGGAGCTGATGCGGATCGGCGGGCAGAAGATCGCGGTGACGTTGACCGACGTCATCGACCCCGCCACCGTCCCGAACGGCTGGGGCGAACCCGGTAAGAACTACATCGCGACCAAGCTGCGGATCGAGAACGCCGGAACGGCGACCATCGTCGGCAACAGCAACAGCGACGTCTCGGTGGTCGGCTCCGACGACCAGACTTACGAGGCCGATTTCGCCACCGTGACCGAGTGCCAGGACTTCGCCTACGGCTGGTTCCTGATCGCTGCCGGTTCGTCCAGCACCGGCTGCGTCGTGTTCGCGCTGCCCACCGGCGTCACCGCGACGAAGGTGCGCTACTCGCCGTCCTCGGGCATCTCCCATGACGTCGGGGAGTGGTTGAACCCGTAG
- a CDS encoding acyl-CoA dehydrogenase family protein, protein MDFQLSEEQVLLRDTTRSMLSGYDTETRNQVVDADPGFNPQVWKQLADTGILGLGFDPDESGPLEIMVVLTEIGRRVAPEPVVHGALGPGALIAEHGDAEQRKLLDSVAEGDQILAFAHTEPGMRGEGAKVTTAAVRQGDSWLLSGRKNPVLTGDRADTLVISAALPDGGTGLFLVDGDADGLTRRPYRTFDGRRGAQIDLDNAAGTPLGEATDATAAIEHAIVRISSALCAEAVGAMEEALRLTTDYLKTRKQFGVTLNTFQTLTQRAADMYVSLELARSMSMYAAMSIADGNLDPLIAARAKLQIGRSGRHIAQEAVQLHGGIGMTWEYPVGHYAARLTAIEHTLGSSQDQLHVLMANLDGYDLAKL, encoded by the coding sequence ATGGACTTTCAACTCAGCGAGGAGCAGGTCCTGCTCCGCGACACCACCCGTTCGATGTTGTCGGGCTACGACACCGAGACCCGCAACCAGGTCGTCGATGCCGATCCCGGCTTCAACCCGCAGGTGTGGAAACAGCTGGCCGACACCGGGATTCTCGGTCTGGGATTCGACCCCGACGAATCCGGCCCGCTGGAGATCATGGTGGTGCTCACCGAGATCGGCCGGCGAGTGGCCCCCGAGCCCGTCGTGCACGGAGCACTGGGGCCCGGTGCGCTGATCGCCGAACACGGTGATGCCGAACAGCGCAAACTGCTCGACTCCGTCGCCGAGGGCGATCAGATCCTGGCCTTCGCCCACACCGAGCCGGGGATGCGCGGCGAGGGCGCAAAGGTGACCACCGCGGCCGTGCGGCAAGGCGATTCGTGGCTGCTCAGTGGACGCAAGAACCCGGTGTTGACCGGGGACCGTGCCGACACCCTGGTGATCAGCGCCGCCCTGCCCGACGGTGGGACCGGGCTGTTCCTGGTCGACGGGGACGCCGACGGCCTGACCCGCCGGCCCTACCGGACCTTCGACGGCCGGCGCGGCGCCCAGATCGACTTGGACAACGCCGCTGGAACCCCGCTCGGTGAGGCCACCGACGCCACCGCCGCGATCGAGCACGCGATCGTCCGCATCTCCTCGGCGTTGTGTGCCGAGGCGGTCGGTGCGATGGAAGAGGCGCTGCGGCTGACCACCGACTACCTCAAGACCCGCAAGCAGTTCGGGGTCACGCTCAACACCTTCCAGACCCTCACTCAGCGCGCCGCCGACATGTACGTCTCGCTGGAGTTGGCCCGCAGCATGAGCATGTACGCGGCCATGTCGATCGCCGACGGGAACCTCGACCCGCTGATCGCGGCACGCGCCAAGCTGCAGATCGGCCGGTCGGGCCGGCACATCGCCCAGGAGGCCGTCCAGTTGCACGGCGGGATCGGGATGACCTGGGAGTACCCGGTCGGGCACTACGCGGCCCGGCTCACCGCGATCGAGCACACCCTGGGCTCGTCGCAGGATCAGCTGCACGTGCTGATGGCCAACCTGGACGGCTACGACCTGGCCAAGCTGTAG
- a CDS encoding NAD(P)H-dependent amine dehydrogenase family protein — protein sequence MSTPLRVIQWTTGNIGQRSLHAIIGRPDMELVGVYAHGKNKVGVDAAELAGWPEPTGITATDDVDALIALKPDACCYNPLWPSIDELVRLLEAGINVCSTAAWITGGKQTREDLKRIDDACRAGNSTMFGSGAHPGLTNMIGMVLSGACERVDEIRITESVDCSTYESADTMAAMGFSQDPATPGLAESVRRESEVFAESAAMMADAIGAQLDRITFDVQFTAATGDSDLGFMQIPAGTVGSVFGYHRGWVGTRNVVSVGFNWIMGSHVTPPKPVAHGHVIQVFGLPNMRTVINCLPPTDWSEPNLNGLGSIYTAMPVTNAVPAVVAAAPGIVTLADLPPITGRSAAS from the coding sequence ATGAGCACCCCGCTGCGCGTCATCCAATGGACCACCGGCAACATCGGGCAGCGCTCGCTGCACGCCATCATCGGCCGTCCCGACATGGAGCTGGTCGGTGTCTACGCCCACGGGAAGAACAAGGTCGGGGTGGATGCCGCGGAGCTGGCCGGCTGGCCGGAACCGACCGGGATCACCGCCACCGATGACGTCGACGCCCTGATCGCGCTCAAGCCCGACGCCTGTTGCTACAACCCGCTGTGGCCCAGCATCGACGAGTTGGTCCGACTGCTGGAGGCCGGGATCAACGTGTGCTCCACGGCCGCCTGGATCACCGGCGGCAAGCAGACGCGTGAGGACCTCAAGCGCATCGACGACGCCTGCCGGGCCGGGAACTCGACGATGTTCGGCAGTGGCGCGCACCCCGGACTGACCAACATGATCGGCATGGTGCTCTCGGGGGCGTGCGAACGGGTCGACGAGATCCGGATCACCGAATCGGTGGACTGCTCGACGTATGAATCCGCGGACACCATGGCGGCGATGGGCTTCAGCCAGGACCCGGCCACCCCCGGCCTGGCCGAGAGCGTCCGCCGGGAAAGTGAGGTGTTCGCCGAGTCCGCGGCCATGATGGCCGACGCGATCGGCGCGCAGCTGGACAGGATCACCTTCGACGTGCAGTTCACCGCCGCGACCGGCGACAGCGACCTGGGCTTCATGCAGATCCCGGCCGGAACCGTGGGAAGCGTCTTCGGCTATCACCGCGGCTGGGTGGGGACGCGCAACGTGGTCAGCGTGGGATTCAACTGGATCATGGGCAGCCACGTCACCCCGCCCAAGCCGGTGGCGCACGGCCACGTGATCCAGGTGTTCGGGCTGCCGAACATGCGCACCGTCATCAACTGCCTGCCGCCCACGGACTGGAGCGAGCCGAACCTCAACGGCTTGGGTTCGATCTACACGGCCATGCCGGTGACCAACGCGGTGCCCGCGGTGGTCGCGGCCGCGCCGGGCATCGTCACGCTGGCCGACCTGCCGCCGATCACCGGCCGCAGCGCCGCAAGCTGA
- a CDS encoding acyl-CoA dehydrogenase family protein — translation MRLALTAEEAAFRDEMRAFFTTEIPADIRERGRQGHSIFPDDIVATQKILNAHGLAVPNWPTEWGGKDWTLTQHQIWLDEMQLASVPEPLTFNAKMVGPVIAEFGSQAIKERFLPATANLDIWWCQGFSEPDAGSDLASLRTTAVRDGDSYIVNGQKTWTTLGQYADWIFCLVRTDPQAPKKQAGISFLLFEVSTPGVTMRPIKLIDGGYEVNEVFFTDVRVPADQLVGEENHGWTYAKFLLGNERTGIAGVTRTKVRLAEVKERAKELGALDDPLFAARLAEAENDLLALELTQMRVSSDSADGKPNPASSVLKLRGSQLQQAVTELFVEVAGPDALPFEAGEGIASPEWAQQAAPTYLNYRKTSIYGGSNEVQRTIIASTILGL, via the coding sequence GTGAGACTGGCACTGACCGCCGAGGAGGCCGCGTTCCGCGACGAGATGCGCGCCTTCTTCACCACCGAGATCCCCGCGGACATTCGGGAACGCGGCCGGCAGGGTCACTCGATCTTTCCCGACGACATCGTCGCCACCCAGAAGATCCTCAATGCGCACGGCCTCGCGGTGCCCAACTGGCCGACCGAGTGGGGCGGCAAGGACTGGACTCTGACCCAGCACCAGATCTGGCTCGACGAAATGCAATTGGCGTCGGTGCCCGAACCGCTGACCTTCAACGCCAAGATGGTCGGCCCGGTGATTGCCGAGTTCGGCTCCCAAGCCATCAAGGAACGCTTCCTGCCGGCCACCGCCAATCTGGATATCTGGTGGTGCCAAGGGTTTTCCGAGCCGGACGCCGGCTCCGACCTGGCGTCCCTGCGCACCACGGCGGTGCGCGACGGCGACAGTTACATCGTCAACGGGCAGAAGACCTGGACCACGCTCGGACAGTACGCGGACTGGATCTTCTGCCTGGTGCGCACCGATCCGCAGGCCCCCAAGAAACAAGCCGGCATCTCGTTCCTGCTGTTCGAGGTGTCCACGCCGGGTGTCACCATGCGACCGATCAAGCTCATCGACGGCGGCTACGAGGTCAACGAGGTCTTCTTCACCGACGTGCGGGTGCCCGCCGATCAGCTGGTCGGCGAGGAGAACCACGGCTGGACCTACGCGAAATTCCTACTGGGCAACGAGCGCACCGGGATCGCCGGGGTGACCCGCACCAAGGTACGCCTCGCCGAGGTCAAGGAGCGCGCCAAGGAGCTCGGCGCACTCGATGACCCGTTGTTCGCGGCGCGGCTGGCCGAGGCCGAAAACGACTTGCTCGCACTGGAACTCACCCAGATGCGGGTGTCGAGCGACTCCGCGGACGGCAAGCCCAACCCGGCGTCATCGGTGCTCAAGCTGCGCGGCAGCCAGCTGCAGCAGGCCGTCACCGAACTGTTCGTCGAGGTCGCCGGTCCCGACGCGCTGCCGTTCGAGGCGGGCGAGGGCATCGCCTCTCCGGAGTGGGCGCAGCAAGCCGCGCCGACCTACCTGAACTACCGCAAGACATCCATCTACGGCGGGAGCAACGAGGTGCAACGCACCATCATCGCGTCCACCATTCTCGGCCTGTAG
- a CDS encoding enhanced intracellular survival protein Eis has translation MTDVTVRTANDDDWPQISLLEAAGFGSFTHPHQVEAIRTLVPPDGAVVACAGGELIGVAFYLDLRLTVPGGAVLPAAGISGVVVAPTHRRRGVLRAMYVELHRRIADSGYPVAALTASEGGIYGRFGYGPATVEQELTIDRQFAVFHPDAPDPGGVRLVRAGDHRDEFAAIYDRCRQRTPGGLIRPTALWDDLLADREGDRDGGTAWMALLHPDGYALYRVHGAKPKTVRVAELRAVTPDAHAALWRALLGMDLMQTVVIGTYPDDALPYLLTDTRLARTTARTDEGWLRLMDVPTALAARGYAAELSVVLEVSDRFRGDGGRFALEIRDGRAQCTRSDAPADAELDLDVLGSLYLGTHRAAALAAANRLRCRRPESVRRLDLAFSTDTPAQLGFFF, from the coding sequence GTGACCGATGTGACCGTGCGGACCGCGAATGACGACGACTGGCCGCAGATCTCACTGCTGGAGGCCGCCGGCTTCGGGTCGTTCACCCACCCGCACCAAGTCGAGGCCATTCGCACCCTGGTCCCGCCCGACGGCGCGGTGGTGGCCTGCGCCGGCGGCGAGCTGATCGGGGTGGCGTTCTACCTCGACCTGCGGCTCACGGTTCCCGGCGGGGCGGTGCTGCCGGCCGCCGGCATCAGCGGCGTGGTCGTCGCGCCCACCCACCGTCGGCGCGGCGTACTGCGCGCCATGTACGTCGAACTGCACCGGCGCATCGCCGACTCCGGGTATCCGGTGGCGGCGCTGACCGCCAGCGAAGGCGGTATCTACGGGCGATTCGGTTACGGCCCGGCCACCGTCGAGCAGGAGCTGACCATCGACCGGCAGTTCGCGGTGTTCCACCCCGACGCACCCGACCCCGGCGGTGTCCGGCTGGTCCGGGCCGGTGATCACCGCGACGAGTTCGCCGCGATCTACGACCGTTGCCGCCAGCGCACCCCCGGTGGGCTGATCCGCCCGACCGCGCTCTGGGACGATCTGCTGGCCGACCGGGAAGGCGACCGCGACGGCGGCACCGCATGGATGGCGCTGCTGCACCCCGACGGTTACGCCCTGTACCGGGTGCACGGGGCGAAGCCCAAGACGGTGCGGGTGGCGGAGCTGCGGGCCGTCACGCCGGATGCGCACGCCGCGTTGTGGCGCGCACTGCTGGGCATGGATCTGATGCAGACCGTCGTCATCGGCACCTACCCCGACGATGCACTGCCGTACCTGCTGACCGATACCCGGTTGGCCCGCACCACCGCACGCACCGACGAGGGCTGGCTGCGGCTGATGGATGTCCCGACCGCATTGGCGGCCCGCGGCTACGCCGCCGAGCTGAGTGTGGTCCTGGAGGTCTCCGACCGGTTCCGCGGCGATGGTGGCCGATTCGCGCTGGAGATCCGCGACGGCCGGGCGCAGTGCACCCGCTCCGACGCACCCGCGGACGCCGAACTGGATCTCGACGTGCTGGGCAGCCTCTACCTGGGAACCCACCGGGCGGCGGCGCTGGCCGCGGCGAACCGGTTGCGGTGCCGCCGGCCCGAATCGGTGCGCCGGCTGGATCTGGCGTTCAGCACCGATACGCCGGCGCAGCTCGGATTCTTCTTCTGA
- a CDS encoding ComEA family DNA-binding protein, giving the protein MAPEPPGERLQRRLGLLPGPERGNATPEPDEDADPNSLLPRWLPDDAADAGWLAKVRADPGRAGTVALAVIAAVAVLITVFTVLRDPPAPVRSAKLPPVEMVSTASPRADEPAAAPPAPGADQVVVSVVGLVHKPGLATLAPGSRIADALSAAGGALDGADTIGLNLARPVADGEQIVVGLAPSTGPPVFGSSVGATSPAPETPHTSTAPTAAGPAPKPGEPVNLNTATVEQLDALPGVGPVTAAAIVSWRDAHGKFTNVDQLGDVDGIGPARLEKLRALVRV; this is encoded by the coding sequence ATGGCACCAGAACCACCCGGCGAGCGGCTGCAACGCCGCCTCGGCCTGCTACCCGGACCCGAGCGCGGCAACGCCACACCCGAACCGGATGAGGACGCCGACCCGAATTCGTTGCTGCCGCGCTGGCTGCCCGACGACGCCGCCGACGCCGGTTGGCTTGCCAAGGTGCGGGCCGACCCGGGGCGTGCCGGGACGGTCGCCCTGGCGGTGATCGCCGCGGTCGCGGTTCTCATCACCGTGTTCACCGTGCTGCGCGACCCGCCTGCGCCGGTGCGCAGCGCCAAACTGCCTCCGGTCGAGATGGTTTCGACCGCCAGCCCGCGCGCTGACGAACCCGCTGCGGCGCCCCCGGCGCCCGGCGCCGACCAGGTGGTGGTCAGCGTGGTCGGGTTGGTGCACAAACCGGGGCTGGCGACGCTGGCGCCCGGTTCCCGGATCGCCGACGCGCTCAGCGCCGCCGGCGGGGCCCTCGACGGTGCGGACACGATCGGGTTGAACCTGGCCCGCCCCGTGGCCGACGGCGAACAGATCGTGGTCGGGCTGGCGCCGTCGACTGGCCCCCCGGTATTCGGCAGCTCGGTCGGCGCGACATCGCCGGCACCGGAGACTCCACACACCAGCACCGCGCCCACGGCGGCCGGGCCGGCCCCCAAGCCAGGCGAGCCGGTCAACCTCAACACCGCGACCGTCGAGCAGCTCGACGCGCTGCCCGGTGTGGGGCCGGTGACCGCGGCCGCGATCGTGTCCTGGCGTGACGCCCACGGCAAATTCACCAACGTGGATCAACTCGGCGATGTCGACGGAATCGGCCCGGCGCGGCTGGAGAAGCTGCGTGCCCTGGTCCGCGTCTGA